In Deltaproteobacteria bacterium, one genomic interval encodes:
- a CDS encoding metal ABC transporter permease, protein MVEALQMDFMRNALAAGLLASIICGIMGTLVVVNRIVFLSGGIAHASYGGIGLSLYFGWPYLPGAVGFSLGAAMLMAAISHTLKHRADTIIGVVWALGMAFGIIMVDLSPGYHVDLMSYLFGSILTVPTSDLFTMLIVGIIMTILVSYHYQGLLAMSYDEEFARIRGVPVKRLYFGLIGMLAVTIVLVIQVVGLILVIALLTIPPFIVERHARSLFQMMVASSALGAVFTVAGLWLAYRYDLTSGAAIIMVSGVAFFLSLLIDRIRLRKKKG, encoded by the coding sequence ATGGTTGAAGCCCTTCAAATGGATTTCATGCGCAATGCCCTGGCGGCCGGCCTTCTGGCAAGCATCATCTGCGGCATCATGGGCACCCTGGTGGTGGTCAATCGCATCGTGTTTTTATCCGGCGGCATCGCGCATGCATCCTACGGCGGTATCGGGCTGTCCCTCTACTTCGGCTGGCCCTACCTGCCGGGCGCCGTCGGTTTCTCACTGGGTGCCGCCATGCTGATGGCGGCCATCAGCCACACGCTCAAGCACCGTGCCGACACGATCATCGGCGTCGTCTGGGCGCTGGGAATGGCCTTCGGCATCATCATGGTGGACCTGTCGCCGGGCTATCATGTGGACCTGATGAGCTACCTGTTCGGCAGCATCCTCACGGTTCCGACATCGGACCTTTTCACCATGCTGATCGTCGGCATCATAATGACGATCCTGGTGTCCTATCACTACCAGGGCCTGTTGGCCATGTCCTATGACGAGGAATTTGCGCGCATCAGGGGGGTTCCGGTAAAAAGGCTCTATTTCGGTCTGATCGGTATGCTGGCCGTCACCATCGTCCTGGTGATCCAGGTGGTCGGCCTGATCCTGGTGATCGCCCTGTTGACCATACCCCCGTTCATTGTGGAGAGACACGCCCGATCCCTGTTTCAAATGATGGTGGCCTCCAGTGCCCTCGGGGCCGTGTTCACCGTCGCTGGCCTCTGGCTTGCGTACCGCTACGACCTCACTTCAGGCGCTGCGATCATCATGGTTTCCGGCGTCGCTTTTTTCCTGTCGCTGCTGATCGATCGGATCCGCCTGCGCAAAAAAAAAGGATAG
- a CDS encoding ABC transporter ATP-binding protein — MPIVEIKDLDFAYNGDLVLQDVNLSIRQPDFMAVIGPNGGGKTTLLKLILGLLKPDRGTVSVDGMHPRKAAARIGYVPQDFQINATFPITALDVVLMGTLDPMNRRPLQSANRRKALEALDQMEMAAYADRKIGLLSGGQRQRVFIARALVTRPKLLLLDEPTTSIDTRGQADFYRLLSELNREITIMIVSHDLLVVSRYVKSVACVNKRLHHHNQPEITGDMLETMYPCTVEEVCPVELVAHGLPHRVLMDHEEKTDG, encoded by the coding sequence TCGTGCTGCAGGACGTGAACCTTTCCATACGGCAGCCCGATTTCATGGCCGTTATCGGTCCCAACGGTGGGGGCAAGACGACCCTTTTAAAACTGATCCTGGGTCTGCTGAAGCCTGACAGGGGCACTGTCAGCGTCGATGGCATGCATCCCAGAAAGGCGGCGGCGCGCATCGGATACGTACCCCAGGATTTCCAGATAAACGCCACCTTTCCCATTACGGCCCTGGACGTGGTCCTGATGGGCACGCTTGACCCGATGAACCGCCGGCCGCTGCAGTCCGCAAACCGCCGCAAGGCGCTGGAGGCCCTCGATCAAATGGAGATGGCAGCGTATGCCGACCGGAAAATCGGTTTGCTTTCGGGCGGCCAGCGGCAGCGCGTGTTCATTGCCCGCGCCCTGGTGACCCGCCCCAAGCTGCTTCTGCTGGACGAGCCCACCACCAGCATCGACACCAGGGGTCAGGCGGATTTTTACCGGCTTCTCAGCGAACTCAACAGGGAGATTACCATCATGATCGTTAGCCACGATCTATTGGTGGTCTCCCGCTATGTAAAGTCCGTGGCCTGCGTCAACAAACGCCTGCACCATCACAACCAACCCGAAATTACCGGTGATATGCTGGAAACCATGTACCCCTGCACCGTGGAAGAGGTCTGCCCCGTGGAATTGGTGGCACACGGCCTGCCCCACCGGGTGCTGATGGACCATGAGGAAAAGACCGATGGTTGA